A genomic segment from Deinococcus sp. YIM 77859 encodes:
- a CDS encoding NAD(P)/FAD-dependent oxidoreductase produces the protein MLDVLVVGAGLSGLTAARVLTRAGRRVRVLEAAEHLGGRVATRTVDGFTLDVGYQVLFPAYPALRRHLDLSALDLVKVPPAAAVRWGARAEVLGDPFRDPASLPGTLTTRALTLGDRLRVARLAARLRVPAPHTLLNGPDETTERYLRRQGFSARALDHFFRPFFGGIFLRRDLSTSARLFRYYFRMLLDGGAALPRAGMGEIPAQLARGLDVTTGVRVTRLLSHAGTPGSEHVTAVTPAGELDARAVIVATDADTAQRLTGEPVARGHLGSTTLHYAAARALDGQPRLLLNAEDGLINHAQWISHLIPERAPAGQHLLTVSVLGLPGLDDKALDARVRGELSRWYGPGVGDLRLLGTERIHFAQYPQPPEYAVTLAGHATGLPGVLLASEVTSMSGIQGAMESGEKAAAILLGDLAAMSRPRGA, from the coding sequence ATGCTGGACGTTCTGGTGGTGGGTGCGGGCCTTTCTGGCCTGACAGCTGCGCGGGTGCTGACGCGGGCGGGGCGGCGGGTGCGGGTGCTGGAGGCGGCCGAACACCTCGGCGGTCGGGTGGCGACCCGCACAGTGGACGGCTTTACGCTGGACGTGGGGTACCAGGTGCTCTTCCCGGCCTACCCGGCGCTGCGGCGTCACCTCGACCTGAGCGCGCTCGACCTGGTCAAGGTGCCCCCGGCGGCAGCGGTGCGCTGGGGGGCGCGGGCCGAGGTGCTGGGTGATCCCTTTCGTGACCCGGCCAGCCTGCCTGGCACCCTGACCACCCGCGCCCTGACGCTGGGAGACCGCCTGCGGGTCGCCCGCCTGGCAGCTCGCCTGCGCGTTCCTGCCCCCCATACCCTGCTGAACGGCCCCGACGAGACGACCGAGCGCTATCTGCGCCGCCAGGGCTTCAGCGCTCGGGCGCTCGACCACTTCTTTCGGCCCTTTTTCGGCGGAATTTTTCTGCGGCGTGACCTTTCGACCAGCGCGCGGCTCTTCCGCTACTACTTCCGGATGCTGCTCGACGGCGGGGCGGCGCTGCCCCGCGCGGGAATGGGGGAGATTCCCGCGCAGCTCGCTCGGGGCCTAGACGTGACGACCGGCGTGCGCGTTACGCGGCTGCTTTCTCACGCGGGGACGCCCGGGAGCGAACACGTCACCGCTGTCACCCCCGCGGGGGAGCTGGACGCCCGCGCGGTGATCGTCGCGACGGACGCGGACACTGCCCAGCGTCTCACCGGTGAGCCGGTCGCACGGGGCCACCTGGGCAGCACCACCCTGCACTACGCCGCCGCCCGTGCGCTTGACGGCCAGCCCCGCCTCCTTCTCAATGCCGAGGACGGCCTGATCAACCACGCGCAGTGGATCAGCCACCTCATCCCCGAGCGGGCTCCCGCTGGACAGCACCTTCTCACCGTATCTGTCCTGGGCTTGCCTGGCCTGGACGACAAGGCCCTAGATGCCCGCGTGCGCGGCGAACTGTCCCGTTGGTACGGTCCGGGTGTCGGCGACCTGCGCCTGCTGGGGACCGAGCGCATCCACTTCGCCCAGTACCCGCAGCCGCCCGAATACGCGGTCACGCTTGCCGGTCATGCCACCGGCCTCCCCGGCGTGCTGCTGGCGTCCGAGGTGACGTCCATGAGCGGCATTCAGGGAGCGATGGAAAGCGGCGAAAAGGCCGCCGCCATCCTGTTGGGCGACCTGGCCGCCATGAGCCGCCCCCGTGGGGCGTAA
- the speA gene encoding biosynthetic arginine decarboxylase, with translation MTTSPFTAADAAELYQVPNWSGGWFRVSDRGQLEVTPAPGLHAPLRAMVDEIVERGESLPVILRFPQVLAGRVKHLNEAFGKAIAEYGYSGHYQGVFPIKVNQRRMVVETIAAAGYEYAHGLEAGSKAELALCLAQKMHPDALLCCNGFKDDGFIKLALWGRTLGKNVVITLEKFSELERVLKQARALGVKPAIGVRFKLHARGSGQWEESGGDQAKFGLNAYELLRVVERLREENMLDALVMLHTHIGSQITDIRRIKVAVREATQTYAGLIAAGAHLKYLNVGGGLGVDYDGSKTTFYASMNYTVAEYAADVVYTVQEVCRARGVPEPTIVSESGRALTAHHAVLVMPVVDVTGPTRTIDDLAAPREDSHQIVKDLAEILLNISARNYREMYNDAVGDKQTLHNLFDLGYVTLDDRARGEALFNAILRKIAKLIQNEKYVPDELEDLQKVLADKYICNFSLFQSLPDNWAIQALFPIVPLDRLNERPTRQGTLVDITCDSDGKIEKFIDLRDVKATLPLHEPGGRPYYLGVFLMGAYQDVLGSAHNLFGKVNEAHVTVRPGGRFHIDLFVRGQKARRMIESMGYEEPMLRDSIEDQADAALAAGTLTAEQEQELLEDYGEELLGYTYLEYEEG, from the coding sequence TTGACGACTTCACCTTTTACTGCTGCTGACGCCGCCGAACTGTACCAGGTGCCCAACTGGAGTGGCGGCTGGTTTCGGGTGTCGGACCGGGGCCAGCTCGAGGTCACGCCCGCGCCCGGCCTGCATGCACCGCTGCGAGCGATGGTCGACGAGATCGTCGAACGCGGCGAGAGCCTGCCGGTGATTCTGCGCTTTCCGCAGGTGCTGGCGGGCCGCGTCAAGCACCTCAACGAGGCTTTTGGCAAGGCCATCGCCGAGTACGGCTACAGCGGGCACTACCAGGGCGTGTTTCCCATCAAGGTCAACCAGCGCCGCATGGTGGTGGAAACCATCGCCGCCGCCGGGTACGAGTACGCGCACGGCCTGGAGGCCGGCAGCAAGGCCGAGTTGGCCCTGTGCCTCGCGCAAAAGATGCACCCTGACGCCCTGCTGTGCTGCAACGGCTTCAAGGACGACGGCTTTATCAAGCTCGCGCTGTGGGGCCGCACCCTGGGCAAGAACGTGGTCATCACGCTGGAGAAGTTCAGCGAGTTGGAACGGGTGCTCAAGCAGGCGCGGGCCTTGGGCGTGAAGCCCGCCATCGGGGTGCGCTTCAAGCTGCACGCGCGCGGCTCGGGCCAGTGGGAAGAGTCGGGCGGTGACCAGGCGAAGTTCGGCCTGAATGCCTACGAGCTGCTGCGGGTGGTTGAGCGGCTGCGCGAAGAAAATATGCTGGATGCCCTGGTGATGCTGCATACCCACATCGGCTCGCAGATCACCGATATCCGCCGCATCAAAGTCGCCGTGCGCGAGGCCACCCAGACGTACGCGGGGCTGATCGCCGCGGGCGCGCACCTGAAGTACCTCAATGTGGGTGGCGGCCTCGGAGTGGACTACGACGGGTCCAAGACCACCTTCTACGCCTCCATGAACTACACCGTGGCCGAGTACGCGGCCGACGTGGTGTACACCGTGCAGGAGGTCTGCCGTGCGCGCGGCGTGCCCGAACCCACCATCGTCTCTGAGTCGGGGCGCGCGCTCACCGCACACCACGCCGTGTTGGTGATGCCGGTGGTGGACGTGACCGGTCCAACCCGTACGATCGACGACCTGGCGGCCCCCCGCGAGGACAGCCACCAGATCGTCAAGGACCTGGCCGAAATCCTCCTGAACATCAGTGCCCGCAACTACCGCGAGATGTACAACGACGCGGTGGGCGACAAGCAGACCCTGCACAACCTGTTTGACCTGGGCTACGTCACCCTGGACGACCGGGCACGCGGCGAGGCGCTGTTCAACGCGATCCTGCGCAAAATCGCCAAGCTGATCCAGAACGAGAAGTACGTTCCCGACGAGCTCGAAGACCTGCAAAAGGTGCTGGCCGACAAGTACATCTGCAACTTTTCCCTCTTCCAGAGCCTGCCGGACAATTGGGCCATTCAGGCCCTGTTCCCCATCGTCCCCCTCGACCGCCTGAATGAACGCCCCACCCGTCAGGGCACCTTGGTGGACATCACCTGCGACTCTGACGGCAAAATCGAGAAATTCATCGACCTGCGCGACGTCAAGGCGACGCTGCCCCTGCACGAGCCGGGGGGGCGGCCCTACTACCTGGGCGTGTTTCTGATGGGGGCGTATCAGGACGTGCTGGGCAGCGCCCATAACCTTTTTGGCAAGGTGAATGAGGCGCATGTGACGGTTCGTCCCGGCGGAAGGTTCCACATCGACCTTTTTGTGCGGGGTCAAAAGGCCCGGCGCATGATCGAATCGATGGGCTACGAAGAACCCATGCTGCGCGACTCCATCGAGGACCAGGCGGATGCGGCGCTGGCGGCTGGAACCCTCACCGCCGAGCAGGAGCAGGAGCTGCTTGAGGACTACGGCGAGGAACTGCTGGGGTATACGTATCTGGAGTACGAGGAAGGCTAG
- a CDS encoding asparaginase: MTEQAGQVIFTRGGQAESIHRVHVAVVDRSGRVVARCGDPALVTFPRSSSKPVQALPLALSEPELPGDELALACASHAGTKEHLAVAERLLARSGSTLGDLRCGTHPPFDPAAAADLIRRGEAPTPLHHNCSGKHAGMLLACLRNGWPREGYTEPEHPLQVRIRELHAELGGVPLDDVRGGTDGCSVPAFALPLHGAARIFARLAAPTGTLAPALERVFRAMTAHPFLIAGPGRLDTTLMPLVPGLAAKMGAEAFYGMALRQTPHGPLGVAFKVQDGGERARPHVALAVLAALGGPVTEELRALAPRVLHNWAGREVGTVEVEVPLKWA, encoded by the coding sequence ATGACCGAACAGGCCGGACAGGTCATCTTCACGCGGGGCGGGCAGGCGGAGAGTATTCACCGCGTTCACGTCGCGGTGGTCGACCGGAGCGGGCGGGTGGTCGCGCGTTGCGGGGACCCAGCACTCGTCACCTTTCCGCGCTCCAGCTCCAAGCCGGTGCAGGCGCTGCCGCTGGCGCTGAGCGAGCCGGAGCTGCCGGGAGACGAACTCGCCCTTGCCTGCGCGAGCCACGCGGGAACAAAGGAGCATCTGGCGGTGGCCGAGCGGCTGCTGGCCCGCTCCGGGAGCACGCTGGGCGACCTGCGCTGCGGCACCCATCCGCCCTTTGACCCTGCGGCGGCCGCTGACCTCATTCGCCGGGGCGAGGCGCCCACACCGCTACACCACAACTGTTCCGGGAAGCACGCGGGCATGCTCCTTGCCTGCCTGCGCAACGGTTGGCCGCGTGAGGGGTATACCGAGCCCGAACACCCGCTTCAGGTGCGAATCCGAGAATTGCACGCCGAACTCGGCGGCGTACCTCTGGACGACGTTCGTGGAGGAACGGACGGGTGTAGCGTTCCTGCCTTCGCCCTGCCGCTGCATGGGGCAGCCCGCATCTTTGCGCGGCTGGCCGCCCCCACCGGGACACTGGCCCCCGCGCTCGAGCGGGTCTTTCGGGCGATGACGGCCCACCCCTTTCTGATCGCTGGTCCCGGGCGGCTCGACACCACGCTGATGCCGCTTGTTCCAGGCCTCGCCGCCAAGATGGGGGCGGAAGCCTTTTACGGGATGGCGCTCCGCCAGACGCCGCACGGCCCCTTGGGTGTCGCCTTTAAGGTGCAAGACGGCGGCGAGCGGGCTCGGCCCCATGTCGCGCTTGCCGTGCTGGCGGCGCTGGGGGGGCCCGTCACGGAGGAGCTGCGCGCCCTTGCCCCTCGCGTGCTGCACAACTGGGCGGGGCGGGAGGTCGGCACGGTGGAGGTGGAGGTGCCGCTGAAGTGGGCGTGA
- a CDS encoding serine hydrolase, protein MFRRDPLRRALGEVADVLGQDLRAARPLLQAALRQGGLLGAARGERVALAGLGGVPAGGIFELASVTKPFTAALAAALVREGRLAWDLPLAVLGGPLRGFPPFVTVRALATHTAGLPPHPARAALTTFTRFQDPYGGMSAAAALASARRWANARLAGRFTYSNLGAGVLALALAHAAGEEPSAAGYGRALRRYVTGPLGLENVTLSPHPARLVTPAATLFGEGVTGFGPLVGAGGLFGTAADLLAFGQAHLEGRAGTDEQAVIRPPGLPPHLTGVAPGWFQTRGVWWHDGVARGTRTALGFRSADGAVLTLLVRGGLPLLGARGAVPGALLTVLGARA, encoded by the coding sequence ATGTTTCGCCGTGATCCCCTGCGCCGCGCCCTTGGGGAGGTCGCGGACGTGCTGGGCCAGGACCTGCGTGCGGCCCGGCCGCTGCTGCAGGCCGCGCTGCGGCAAGGCGGCCTGCTGGGGGCGGCCCGAGGGGAAAGGGTGGCCCTCGCCGGGCTGGGAGGCGTGCCCGCAGGGGGGATCTTCGAGCTCGCCAGCGTGACCAAGCCCTTTACCGCGGCCCTCGCGGCGGCCCTCGTGCGGGAGGGGCGGCTGGCGTGGGACCTCCCCCTGGCGGTCCTGGGCGGTCCCCTGCGCGGCTTTCCACCCTTTGTGACGGTGCGGGCACTCGCGACCCACACGGCAGGGCTGCCGCCCCATCCCGCGCGAGCGGCCCTCACCACCTTTACCCGCTTCCAGGACCCGTACGGCGGCATGAGCGCAGCGGCGGCCCTGGCGAGTGCGCGGCGCTGGGCCAACGCCCGCTTGGCCGGACGCTTCACCTACTCCAACCTGGGGGCAGGTGTCCTCGCGCTCGCCCTCGCGCACGCAGCGGGCGAGGAGCCCAGCGCGGCGGGCTACGGGCGAGCGCTCAGGCGGTACGTGACGGGCCCGCTGGGCCTAGAGAATGTCACCCTCTCCCCTCACCCGGCCCGCCTGGTCACGCCCGCCGCCACCCTCTTCGGGGAGGGCGTGACGGGCTTCGGACCGCTTGTGGGCGCGGGGGGCCTCTTCGGCACCGCCGCGGACCTCCTCGCCTTCGGCCAGGCCCACCTCGAAGGCCGGGCCGGAACGGACGAGCAGGCCGTCATCCGTCCGCCCGGCCTGCCCCCGCACCTCACCGGTGTGGCGCCCGGCTGGTTCCAGACCCGCGGCGTGTGGTGGCACGACGGCGTTGCCCGCGGCACCCGCACCGCCCTGGGCTTTCGCTCGGCGGATGGGGCGGTGCTTACACTGCTCGTGCGCGGCGGCCTTCCGCTGCTGGGCGCGCGGGGCGCGGTGCCGGGAGCGCTGCTGACGGTTCTGGGCGCTCGGGCGTGA
- a CDS encoding class I SAM-dependent RNA methyltransferase, translated as MPDALITLEVEKLVAGGLGLARDACGVVLVRGALPGERVTASVRVGRGVRQGITREVLRVSPDRVAAPDLPTTDLAHAAYSAQLVYKRGFVEEALSRIAKLRHPVGETVASPREWRYRNTAQYLVTPQGLAYRERRGHEPLVVGEDPLVMEAIQAVMKRLDPARLDPATEVAFRASRLTGEVVAALIGAGEPRAFLRASDHLLDAGVVGVSLAQPAGRRFGAGVRLIAGEAEIQEQFGRVRVAVTATGFAQVNPEAAGLAYIRAAQLAGQGQHAVDLYGGSGAIGRHLAPHFARVTVLDTAAEALARGRQAAALGGEHNVTYRSGDAARFGELSADVIVVDPPRAGLTPEARDHIHASTADRLVYVSCDPATWARDVGDLSRRGWQLGSVTPHDFYPQTSHVEVVSVLER; from the coding sequence ATGCCGGACGCCCTCATCACGCTGGAAGTCGAAAAACTCGTTGCGGGGGGACTGGGTCTGGCCCGGGACGCGTGCGGCGTTGTGCTGGTGCGCGGGGCCCTGCCGGGTGAGCGGGTCACGGCCAGCGTTCGCGTGGGCCGCGGCGTGCGCCAGGGCATCACGCGGGAGGTGCTGCGGGTAAGTCCCGACCGGGTCGCCGCCCCCGACCTCCCCACGACGGATCTCGCGCACGCGGCCTACTCGGCACAACTGGTCTACAAGCGCGGCTTTGTGGAAGAGGCGCTGTCACGGATCGCCAAGCTGCGGCATCCGGTGGGGGAGACGGTGGCCAGCCCGCGCGAGTGGCGTTACCGCAACACGGCGCAGTACCTCGTCACGCCCCAGGGGTTGGCGTACCGCGAGCGGCGCGGCCATGAGCCGCTGGTGGTGGGCGAGGACCCCCTGGTGATGGAGGCCATCCAGGCGGTGATGAAGCGCCTCGACCCCGCGCGGCTGGACCCGGCGACCGAGGTGGCCTTTCGCGCGAGCCGCCTGACGGGTGAGGTGGTGGCGGCGCTCATCGGCGCGGGGGAACCGCGGGCCTTTTTGCGCGCCTCGGATCACCTGCTGGACGCGGGGGTGGTGGGCGTGAGCCTGGCTCAGCCCGCCGGGAGGCGTTTCGGGGCGGGCGTGCGGTTGATCGCGGGTGAGGCCGAGATCCAAGAACAGTTCGGGCGCGTGCGGGTCGCGGTGACGGCCACCGGCTTCGCGCAGGTGAACCCGGAAGCCGCGGGTCTGGCGTACATCCGCGCGGCGCAGCTGGCCGGACAAGGTCAGCATGCGGTGGACCTGTACGGGGGCTCGGGGGCGATCGGGCGGCACCTCGCTCCCCACTTCGCCCGCGTGACGGTGCTTGACACGGCCGCCGAGGCCCTGGCGCGTGGAAGGCAGGCGGCCGCCCTAGGCGGCGAGCACAACGTGACCTACCGCAGTGGTGACGCGGCCCGCTTCGGCGAGCTGAGCGCCGACGTGATCGTCGTCGATCCGCCCCGCGCGGGGCTGACGCCGGAGGCGCGCGACCACATTCACGCGAGCACGGCTGACCGCCTGGTGTACGTGAGCTGTGATCCGGCCACCTGGGCACGCGACGTCGGTGACCTTAGCCGGCGCGGCTGGCAGCTGGGTTCAGTCACGCCGCACGACTTTTACCCGCAGACGAGTCACGTCGAAGTCGTGAGCGTGCTGGAGCGGTAG
- a CDS encoding S9 family peptidase yields the protein MTAPRAAKKPLTHDLHGESRPDDYHWLKTQGRADPEVLAYLRAENAYLDGVMAPLRETQEAIYTELLSHVQEDDDQPPVREGDWLHFTRTVAGKAHPIFLRRPAAGGDEEVLLDLNALKEEEGHTNVWVYATRPSPDGRFWAYLLDTTGQEVFELRVLDTRTGRLAEEPLRAVGGWTLEWTADGTGLIYATDDATQRPYRIWRHTLGQAQASDDLLWQEDDPTFRVGASLAENGGSILIGSEAGITSEWHALDARDPQARPRPILPREPGVEYAVTDGGDHWLALTNQGGATEFRLVRLPKTAGLTWADAEAVMPYDPGRHLTEMHLFRGHLLVSGREGGFTRLWVLPRTPEGYGPARRVEFPEESYTVRIGPNHVFETTSARILYTSLTRPTEHLDLDLNTLQTTLVKATPVPNYDPAQYVAEQVWATAEDGERVPVSLVRRRDTAPPAPTLLYGYGSYGIALDPGFSLTRLPLLDRGWVWAVAHIRGGSELGRRWYDAGRLAHKMNTFTDFIAAAEHLQKSGVASDLVAMGRSAGGLLMGAVLNLRPELFRAAFVGVPFVDVLSTMLDSSLPLTTNEYDEWGNPSEPEAYATMRAYSPYDNLQARVYPNLFVSTGLNDPRVAYWEPAKYVARLRDLAQPGSGVIVLKTNLGAGHGGSSGRYDALNELAEEYAFALAAVEGKLEGNKKAATSGGDG from the coding sequence ATGACCGCACCCCGCGCCGCGAAAAAACCCCTGACCCATGACCTGCACGGCGAGTCCCGTCCCGACGATTACCACTGGCTCAAGACCCAGGGCAGGGCGGACCCCGAGGTGCTTGCCTACCTGAGAGCCGAGAATGCCTACCTGGACGGGGTGATGGCGCCGCTGCGGGAGACGCAGGAGGCGATCTACACAGAACTCCTCTCGCACGTGCAGGAAGACGACGATCAGCCGCCCGTCCGCGAGGGAGACTGGCTGCACTTCACCCGCACCGTGGCGGGCAAGGCCCATCCCATCTTCCTGCGCCGTCCGGCAGCCGGAGGAGACGAGGAGGTGCTCCTTGACCTCAACGCGCTGAAGGAGGAAGAAGGCCATACCAACGTCTGGGTGTACGCGACCCGCCCCAGCCCGGACGGGCGCTTCTGGGCCTACCTGCTGGACACCACTGGGCAGGAGGTGTTCGAGCTGCGGGTGCTCGACACGCGGACGGGGCGGCTGGCCGAAGAACCCCTCAGGGCCGTGGGGGGCTGGACCCTCGAGTGGACCGCGGACGGCACGGGGCTGATCTATGCCACCGACGACGCGACCCAGCGCCCCTACCGCATCTGGCGGCACACCCTGGGTCAGGCGCAGGCTTCGGACGACCTGCTGTGGCAGGAAGATGACCCGACCTTCCGGGTGGGGGCAAGCCTCGCAGAAAACGGCGGGTCCATCCTGATCGGCAGCGAGGCGGGGATCACCTCCGAATGGCACGCGCTGGACGCCCGCGACCCACAGGCCCGGCCCCGCCCCATCCTGCCCCGTGAGCCCGGGGTGGAATACGCCGTGACCGATGGTGGTGACCACTGGCTCGCCCTCACCAACCAGGGCGGTGCCACCGAGTTCCGCTTGGTGCGCCTGCCGAAAACGGCGGGACTCACCTGGGCGGACGCCGAGGCGGTGATGCCCTACGACCCCGGGCGGCACCTGACGGAAATGCACCTGTTCCGTGGCCACCTCCTGGTGTCCGGGCGAGAGGGCGGCTTCACCCGTTTGTGGGTGCTGCCCCGCACGCCGGAGGGCTACGGCCCGGCCCGGCGCGTCGAGTTTCCGGAGGAGAGCTACACCGTTCGCATTGGACCCAACCACGTCTTTGAGACGACCTCCGCCCGCATCCTCTACACCAGCCTCACCCGGCCCACGGAACACCTCGACCTCGATCTGAATACCCTTCAGACCACGCTCGTCAAAGCCACGCCCGTCCCGAACTACGACCCCGCGCAGTACGTGGCCGAGCAGGTGTGGGCCACCGCAGAGGATGGCGAGCGGGTACCGGTCAGCCTGGTGCGCCGCCGGGATACCGCGCCTCCCGCGCCCACGCTGCTGTACGGCTACGGCAGCTACGGCATTGCCCTGGACCCCGGGTTCAGCCTGACCCGCCTCCCCCTCCTTGACCGTGGGTGGGTGTGGGCGGTCGCGCACATCCGCGGCGGCAGCGAACTGGGCCGCCGTTGGTACGACGCGGGCAGGCTGGCGCACAAGATGAACACCTTCACGGACTTCATCGCCGCCGCCGAACACCTCCAGAAGAGCGGTGTGGCCTCGGACCTGGTGGCGATGGGCCGCAGCGCGGGCGGTCTGCTGATGGGCGCCGTGTTGAACCTGCGCCCGGAGCTCTTTCGAGCGGCCTTTGTCGGCGTGCCCTTTGTGGACGTGCTGTCCACCATGCTGGATAGCAGCCTTCCCCTCACCACGAACGAGTACGACGAGTGGGGCAACCCGAGCGAGCCCGAGGCCTACGCCACCATGCGCGCCTACAGCCCCTACGACAATCTTCAGGCCCGCGTGTACCCGAACCTGTTCGTCTCGACCGGCCTCAACGACCCCCGCGTTGCCTACTGGGAACCCGCCAAGTACGTCGCCCGCCTGCGCGACCTCGCCCAGCCCGGCAGCGGCGTGATCGTCCTCAAGACGAACCTGGGCGCTGGACACGGCGGCTCCAGCGGCCGCTACGACGCCCTCAACGAACTCGCCGAGGAGTACGCCTTCGCGCTCGCGGCGGTGGAGGGGAAGTTGGAGGGCAATAAAAAAGCCGCCACTTCGGGCGGTGATGGTTAA